The genomic interval TATCTTTTCCGCAAACGACTGATCCAGGGAAAAAGGGGTAATGGGAAAAgcggaaatggggaaaaatcGAAATGCAATTAGGAAAAATCGAAGCACAATTTTGTATTGTGACGCGGCGGCCGCTTTTTTTTAACACGCACACATTGCCAcgacaaaaacacacacaccagtTAACGCGCGGCTCACATGCATACACACATATGAACACCGCTCACTGCGTCAGCATTTTATCATACTTGTTTATCTCAATCGATCTACAACTACCTACCATGGCTATTTGTTTAGTTAGTTAACTAGCCTTAAACTAATTCGAACAAACACTATGTGCACTTTTCACGTCACACGGAACGAAAAAATCCTGTTGTACTTTGCGTTCTGGTGCACACGAACCGAACTAGATCGCGATTCTGATAGCCAATGAAGTCTATCGATACTCTTAGGTTATCGAATACGTATGGAACTAGTTTCCCAATATCTAGttcacttaattttaaattttatatttaaatcgTCATTAGTCAACGAAGCTAATCTTTTAGCTGCACGTTCGGAAATACCAGCACGATGTTCAAAAATACggtttataaaatcaattaaaattgccTAATTCGAAacgaaattatatttttttaggtttGTGTAAATTTCTAAATCTAAAAATTAGACAACTGTTAAAAATCGATTAATTGAATTGCTTATCGATGTTAAGTAGCTCTGTAACATATCGATGTATTGAAGATTTATCGAGAGTATCGATTAGCAGACATCGAAGAAATCATTGATTATTTTGCAGTTAATATGGTTTTAACAACTCTTTAAAACTATCTTCAAAATGACAGAAACTGAGATGTGCAAACTATGCAAGGCTATCCGCGCAACAGAGATCGATCTTGAGAAGCCAAAATTCAAATCGGTCAACAAACTGTTGCAAAGACTATTCGATTGGTACAAAATTGATGTAAGTTCGGAAAGTCTATCCATGGATGTTGAAAGCAATCATAATCCAGCTATTTTAGGTTGCCATTCTGGGAGAAAATTCATGCATCTGCGAGCTCTGTTTTGGGGAGGCTTTGCGCATAAGCGAATCCCTGGAGAAATGGAGCATGGCCCATGAAGAGATCCACGACAAGCCCATTGAAATAGACGACTCCACTGCGTTTCAGGTCAAGTTAGAGTTTCCATCATACGAAGAAGAGTTGGAATCAGTCGAAAAAGATAAGAAATCTCTTGATCAGTATATTGCGGAGccagaggaggaggagtatAAGGAAATCGATGTCCAAGCACCTTCAAAGCCCCCCACCGAGGATTTCTTCAGCGTGGGATTGGCCCGCGATGGCTTGGCGGTCACCAAGTTCTTCAAGGACAAGACCCAAGCCACCAGGATGCTATGCACCTGTTGCGGCCAAGTGCTCGAAATCCTGGCCCACATCCGCATGCACTGTGCAAAACCCCGCCCGAATCCGGACTACTATTGCCGCGAATGTGGCTCGAATTTCTCCAAACTTTGCGAGCTACAGGAGCACATGATGACGAGGGGACACTTCAAGAGCAAATGTGGCGGAAGGGATTTGGAATTCCTGTGCCTCAGATGCAACCAGATATTTCCACGATATTTTGACGTTATCCGCCACGACAACAGCGCCCACAGGCTATCGGAGTACATGTGCGTGGAGTGCAACGTGTCCTTCGTTTACCAAGGATCCTACGAGAAGCACCTGCGGAACCACGGTGTCGAGTCCACGGAGCAGCAAGTTTACGAGTGCCCTTATAAGGACTGCGCCTCAAGATTTCGGGTGTGGACGCGATTAGTGTCCCACATGAGGTGGCACAAGGGCCGGAGTTCCCAGTGCCCCTTTCCTGGATGCAATAGCAAATTGCCGTCCTCGAATTACCATACTCACATGCGTTCACACTCACAACAGGGTCGACTCCATCGGGAGGGGAAGTTCATGACCCTGGATCCGATGAAACGGGTAGAACCTGATCGACGGAAGGTGCCCTACGGCAAACGACACTTGGTTTTCACAGAAGCCCAGACGCTTTGTTCTTCCAACGGAGGAGAGTTCATCAGCCTGCCCAAGGAACTTTCCCTACAGCAGGGAAAATACATTAATGTTGGGGATAATCCAAGCCCGTAGTTAGGTTGGCCCGTAGGTTAGAAAATAGGTATATGGTCATAGTTGGTCATTAATACACAGATAGCAACTTTAAGTAGAACTTTGTTAATATGAATGAGCTATTATTATCAGTCTCGTTGTTGAGTCTGTGACATTCTTCATGTATAAACGTCAAATGAAGTATTTTATCCCAACGAAAACGAACATTGTTTTAAAACTTGGTACATCAATTTATTGCCGGAAATTTTTGGGGGGAAAACGTTGGAAATATATATTGCCACAAATAAGTTATTTAATAATCTTTTTACTTTACACTTGTTCTTGATTGAAGAGTTAACTTggattttgtatttgtttgttttggcattaaattctacaaattgtatttttgATATCGTATGATTTTGAAGGAGGTGCTTACACTAGAATAGATAGCCCAACCAAATAATCTGGGTCATTTCCACTTCATTGTCAGAAAATCTATTCTTGTGCATTCACGTCCTTGATTTTGTATTGGACGTGTTTACagatttgtttttggtttgtttatgTTCGATACAATGATTAAAATGCATAGCAAATTTAGCTCGGAGCCGTAACTCGGATCACTCCGATCGTCGGGCGGTTCTGACTTTCAGGTGTTGGCAAGATTTCAGTATAGCAAGTCCTCACGCATCCAACATTCACTTAAATTAACTTAATGTGGTCGGTTGTTGTTCCAGGAGCCCTTTACTAAAGTTAACTAATGCTATGTCTATGGTTCttcaaaaaatgaaattaaaatataatgtGTCTCTGGATTGGTAAAATTGTAATGGGATTGCAGTTCATCATTAAATGAGGAGTCGGTTTGTTTGGattcatatttaaaatgtttcacTTTAgagtttgtttcttttttacaacaaaatgttacaatatttaa from Drosophila yakuba strain Tai18E2 chromosome 3L, Prin_Dyak_Tai18E2_2.1, whole genome shotgun sequence carries:
- the LOC26535720 gene encoding zinc finger protein 436 isoform X1, whose amino-acid sequence is MTETEMCKLCKAIRATEIDLEKPKFKSVNKLLQRLFDWYKIDVAILGENSCICELCFGEALRISESLEKWSMAHEEIHDKPIEIDDSTAFQVKLEFPSYEEELESVEKDKKSLDQYIAEPEEEEYKEIDVQAPSKPPTEDFFSVGLARDGLAVTKFFKDKTQATRMLCTCCGQVLEILAHIRMHCAKPRPNPDYYCRECGSNFSKLCELQEHMMTRGHFKSKCGGRDLEFLCLRCNQIFPRYFDVIRHDNSAHRLSEYMCVECNVSFVYQGSYEKHLRNHGVESTEQQVYECPYKDCASRFRVWTRLVSHMRWHKGRSSQCPFPGCNSKLPSSNYHTHMRSHSQQGRLHREGKFMTLDPMKRVEPDRRKVPYGKRHLVFTEAQTLCSSNGGEFISLPKELSLQQGKYINVGDNPSP
- the LOC26535720 gene encoding zinc finger protein 436 isoform X2; this encodes MAHEEIHDKPIEIDDSTAFQVKLEFPSYEEELESVEKDKKSLDQYIAEPEEEEYKEIDVQAPSKPPTEDFFSVGLARDGLAVTKFFKDKTQATRMLCTCCGQVLEILAHIRMHCAKPRPNPDYYCRECGSNFSKLCELQEHMMTRGHFKSKCGGRDLEFLCLRCNQIFPRYFDVIRHDNSAHRLSEYMCVECNVSFVYQGSYEKHLRNHGVESTEQQVYECPYKDCASRFRVWTRLVSHMRWHKGRSSQCPFPGCNSKLPSSNYHTHMRSHSQQGRLHREGKFMTLDPMKRVEPDRRKVPYGKRHLVFTEAQTLCSSNGGEFISLPKELSLQQGKYINVGDNPSP